A genomic window from Streptomyces sp. MST-110588 includes:
- a CDS encoding ABC-F family ATP-binding cassette domain-containing protein — MATNLVNLEAVGKVYGTRALLDGVSLGVNEGDRIGVVGRNGDGKTTLIRILAKLESADAGRVTHAGDLRLGVLTQHDSLDPAATVRHEVIGDLADHEWAGNAKIRDVLTGLFGGLDLPGFPLGLDTVIGPLSGGERRRIALAKLLIAEQDMIVLDEPTNHLDVEGISWLAGHLRARRSALVVVTHDRWFLDQVCTRMWDVQRGDVHEYEGGYSDYVFARAERERIAATEEAKRQNLMRKELAWLRRGAPARTSKPRFRIEAANELIADVPPPRDTAELMKFAGSRLGRTVFELEDVTVQAGPKVLLKHLTWQLGPGDRVGLVGVNGAGKTSLLRALAEAARTEGEAQPAGGRIVVGKTVKLAYLSQEVGELDPALRVLEAVQRVRERVDLGKGREMTAGQLCEKFGFTKEKQWTPVGDLSGGERRRLQILRLLMDEPNVLFLDEPTNDLDIETLTQLEDLLDGWPGSLIVISHDRYFIERTTDRVFALLGDATLRMLPRGLDEYLERRQKVIDAASPAPAPEAAPKQKPAAVNRAAQKELQRIERQLDKIGEKETKLHAQIAEHATDFAKVAELDAQLRQLTGEREELEMRWLELAEDA, encoded by the coding sequence ATGGCCACCAACCTCGTCAATCTGGAAGCCGTCGGCAAGGTGTACGGCACCCGTGCGCTGCTCGACGGTGTCTCGCTCGGCGTCAACGAGGGGGACCGGATCGGCGTCGTCGGGCGCAACGGGGACGGCAAGACGACCCTGATCCGTATCCTCGCCAAGCTGGAGTCCGCGGACGCCGGACGCGTCACCCACGCCGGTGACCTGCGGCTGGGCGTACTGACCCAGCACGACTCGCTGGACCCGGCCGCGACCGTACGCCACGAGGTGATCGGGGACCTCGCCGACCACGAGTGGGCGGGCAACGCCAAGATCCGCGATGTGCTGACCGGGCTGTTCGGCGGTCTGGACCTGCCCGGCTTCCCGCTGGGCCTGGACACCGTCATCGGCCCGCTCTCCGGCGGCGAGCGGCGCCGGATCGCGCTGGCCAAGCTGCTGATCGCCGAACAGGACATGATCGTCCTGGACGAGCCCACCAACCACCTCGACGTGGAGGGCATCTCCTGGCTGGCCGGGCACCTGCGGGCCCGCCGCTCCGCGCTGGTGGTCGTCACCCACGACCGGTGGTTCCTGGACCAGGTCTGTACCCGCATGTGGGACGTCCAGCGCGGCGACGTCCACGAGTACGAGGGCGGCTACAGCGACTACGTCTTCGCCCGGGCCGAGCGGGAGCGGATCGCGGCCACCGAAGAGGCCAAGCGGCAGAACCTGATGCGCAAGGAGCTGGCGTGGCTGCGGCGCGGCGCCCCGGCCCGTACGAGCAAGCCGCGCTTCCGTATCGAGGCCGCCAACGAACTGATCGCGGACGTGCCGCCGCCCCGGGACACCGCAGAGCTGATGAAGTTCGCCGGCTCCCGGCTGGGCCGGACCGTCTTCGAGCTGGAGGACGTGACCGTACAGGCCGGTCCGAAGGTGCTGCTCAAGCACCTGACCTGGCAGCTCGGCCCCGGCGACCGGGTGGGCCTGGTGGGCGTCAACGGCGCGGGCAAGACCTCGCTGCTGCGGGCGCTGGCCGAGGCGGCCCGTACGGAGGGCGAGGCGCAGCCCGCGGGCGGCCGGATCGTGGTCGGCAAGACCGTGAAACTGGCCTATCTCTCGCAGGAGGTCGGCGAACTGGACCCGGCGCTGCGGGTGCTGGAGGCCGTCCAGCGGGTGCGGGAGCGCGTCGACCTGGGCAAGGGCCGGGAGATGACCGCCGGCCAGCTCTGCGAGAAGTTCGGCTTCACCAAGGAGAAGCAGTGGACGCCGGTCGGTGACCTCTCCGGCGGCGAACGGCGCCGGCTGCAGATCCTGCGCCTGCTGATGGACGAGCCCAACGTCCTGTTCCTGGACGAGCCGACCAACGACCTGGACATCGAGACGCTGACGCAACTGGAGGACCTGCTCGACGGCTGGCCCGGCTCGCTGATCGTCATCAGCCACGACCGGTACTTCATCGAGCGCACCACCGACCGGGTCTTCGCCCTGCTGGGCGACGCCACGCTGCGGATGCTGCCGCGCGGCCTGGACGAGTACCTGGAGCGCCGGCAGAAGGTCATCGACGCCGCCTCCCCCGCGCCCGCCCCGGAGGCGGCCCCCAAGCAGAAGCCCGCCGCCGTCAACCGCGCCGCACAGAAGGAACTCCAGCGCATCGAGCGCCAATTGGACAAGATCGGCGAAAAGGAGACCAAGCTCCACGCGCAGATCGCCGAACATGCGACCGACTTCGCGAAGGTGGCCGAACTCGACGCCCAGCTCCGGCAGTTGACGGGCGAGCGCGAAGAGCTGGAGATGCGCTGGCTGGAACTGGCCGAGGACGCCTGA
- the rsmA gene encoding 16S rRNA (adenine(1518)-N(6)/adenine(1519)-N(6))-dimethyltransferase RsmA translates to MSDSTTTDESGPLLGAADIRELAAALGVRPTKQRGQNFVIDANTVRRIVRTAEVRPDDVVVEVGPGLGSLTLALLEAADHVTAVEIDEVLAAALPSTVAARLPGRADRFALVNQDAMQVTELPGPPPTALVANLPYNVAVPVLLHMLATFPTIDRTLVMVQAEVADRLAARPGNKVYGVPSVKANWYAEVKRAGAIGRNVFWPAPNVDSGLVSLVRRTTPVQTTASREEVFAVVDAAFAQRRKTLRAALAGWAGSAAAAEAALVAAGVSPQARGEALTVQEFARIAEHRTSQGPRGAAA, encoded by the coding sequence ATGAGCGACAGCACCACCACCGACGAGTCCGGCCCCCTGCTGGGCGCCGCCGACATCCGCGAACTGGCCGCGGCGCTGGGCGTACGCCCCACCAAACAGCGCGGCCAGAACTTCGTCATCGACGCCAACACGGTGCGCCGCATCGTACGGACCGCCGAGGTACGGCCGGACGACGTGGTCGTCGAGGTCGGGCCGGGGCTCGGCTCGCTGACCCTGGCGCTGCTGGAGGCGGCCGACCACGTCACCGCCGTGGAGATCGACGAGGTGCTGGCCGCGGCCCTGCCGTCCACCGTCGCGGCCCGCCTGCCCGGCCGCGCCGACCGCTTCGCGCTGGTCAACCAGGACGCCATGCAGGTCACCGAGCTGCCGGGCCCGCCGCCCACCGCGCTCGTCGCCAACCTGCCCTACAACGTCGCGGTGCCCGTGCTGCTGCACATGCTGGCCACCTTCCCCACCATCGACCGCACCCTGGTCATGGTCCAGGCCGAGGTCGCCGACCGGCTCGCGGCCCGGCCCGGCAACAAGGTCTACGGCGTCCCCTCGGTCAAGGCCAACTGGTACGCCGAGGTCAAGCGGGCCGGCGCAATCGGCCGCAACGTCTTCTGGCCCGCGCCCAACGTCGACTCCGGCCTGGTCTCCCTCGTACGCCGCACGACTCCCGTCCAGACCACCGCGAGCCGCGAGGAGGTCTTCGCGGTCGTCGACGCGGCCTTCGCCCAGCGCCGCAAGACGCTGCGCGCGGCCCTGGCCGGATGGGCCGGCTCGGCCGCCGCCGCCGAGGCCGCGCTGGTGGCGGCGGGCGTCTCGCCGCAGGCCCGCGGGGAGGCGCTGACGGTCCAGGAGTTCGCCCGTATCGCCGAGCACCGCACCTCCCAGGGACCCCGAGGAGCAGCCGCGTGA
- a CDS encoding TatD family hydrolase has product MSSSTVGNPGNQSPSRGASKDAPPPLPEPLRVPVADSHTHLDMQQGTVEEALAKAASVGVRTVIQVGCDLAGSRWAAETAAAHENVHATVALHPNEAPRIVLGDPDGWSRQGARAAGGDAALDAALEEIEALAALPHVRGVGETGLDHFRTGPEGMAAQERSFRAHIEIAKRHGKALVIHDREAHDDVLRVLREEGAPPVVVFHCYSGDAEMAKVCAEAGYFMSFAGNVTFKNARPLREALAVAPAELVLVETDAPFLTPAPYRGRPNAPYLIPVTLRAMAEVKGMTEDALATAVAANTARAFGYRP; this is encoded by the coding sequence ATGAGCAGCAGCACTGTCGGCAACCCGGGCAACCAGTCCCCCTCCCGCGGCGCGTCCAAGGACGCGCCGCCGCCGCTGCCCGAACCGCTTCGGGTACCGGTCGCCGACTCCCACACCCACCTCGACATGCAACAAGGCACGGTCGAGGAAGCCCTCGCCAAGGCCGCGTCGGTCGGCGTGCGTACGGTGATCCAGGTGGGCTGCGACCTGGCGGGCTCGCGCTGGGCCGCCGAGACGGCCGCCGCGCACGAGAACGTGCACGCCACCGTCGCCCTGCACCCCAACGAGGCGCCGCGGATCGTGCTCGGGGACCCGGACGGCTGGTCGCGGCAGGGGGCCCGTGCGGCGGGCGGGGACGCCGCCCTGGACGCGGCGCTGGAGGAGATCGAGGCGCTGGCCGCGCTGCCGCACGTGCGCGGCGTCGGCGAGACGGGCCTGGACCACTTCCGTACGGGCCCTGAAGGCATGGCCGCCCAGGAACGTTCCTTCCGCGCCCACATCGAGATCGCCAAACGCCACGGCAAGGCGCTGGTCATCCACGACCGCGAGGCCCACGACGACGTGCTGCGCGTGCTGCGCGAGGAAGGCGCGCCGCCCGTCGTCGTCTTCCACTGCTACTCCGGCGACGCCGAGATGGCCAAGGTCTGCGCCGAGGCCGGCTACTTCATGTCCTTCGCGGGCAACGTCACCTTCAAGAACGCCCGGCCGCTGCGCGAGGCGCTGGCGGTGGCCCCCGCCGAGCTGGTGCTGGTGGAGACCGACGCGCCGTTCCTGACCCCGGCGCCGTACCGCGGACGGCCTAACGCCCCGTATCTCATTCCGGTCACGCTGCGCGCGATGGCGGAGGTCAAGGGGATGACCGAGGACGCGCTGGCCACGGCCGTGGCCGCCAACACGGCACGCGCCTTCGGCTACCGGCCCTGA
- the rsmI gene encoding 16S rRNA (cytidine(1402)-2'-O)-methyltransferase: protein MGGVTGTLVLAGTPIGEVADAPPRLATELAAADVIAAEDTRRLRRLTQALGVHTTGRVVSYFEGNESARTPELAQALADGARVLLVTDAGMPSVSDPGYRLVAAAVERGVRVTAVPGPSAVLTALAVSGLPVDRFCFEGFLPRKAGERRSRLQEAAAERRTLVYFEAPHRLDDTLAAMAEAFGPRRRAAVCRELTKTYEEVRRGPLEELARWAAEGVRGEITIVVEGAADTGPQDLDPGELVRRVQVREEAGERRKEAIAAVAAEAGVPKREVFDAVVAAKNAARTAPPEGK, encoded by the coding sequence ATGGGCGGCGTGACAGGAACGCTCGTACTTGCAGGGACGCCCATCGGCGAGGTCGCGGACGCGCCGCCGCGGCTGGCCACCGAACTGGCGGCGGCCGATGTGATCGCCGCCGAGGACACCCGGCGGCTGCGCCGCCTCACCCAGGCCCTGGGCGTGCACACCACGGGCCGCGTCGTGTCCTACTTCGAGGGCAACGAGTCCGCCCGTACGCCGGAACTGGCCCAGGCGCTGGCCGACGGCGCGCGGGTGCTGCTGGTGACCGACGCCGGGATGCCGTCCGTCTCCGACCCCGGGTACCGGCTGGTCGCCGCGGCCGTGGAGCGCGGGGTGCGCGTCACCGCCGTCCCCGGGCCCAGCGCCGTGCTCACCGCGCTGGCCGTCTCCGGCCTGCCCGTGGACCGCTTCTGCTTCGAGGGGTTCCTGCCGCGCAAGGCCGGCGAGCGGCGCTCCCGGCTCCAGGAGGCCGCGGCCGAGCGCCGCACGCTGGTCTACTTCGAGGCGCCGCACCGCTTGGACGACACCCTCGCCGCCATGGCCGAGGCGTTCGGTCCCCGGCGGCGCGCGGCGGTGTGCCGGGAGCTGACCAAGACGTACGAGGAGGTACGGCGCGGCCCCCTGGAAGAGCTGGCGCGCTGGGCGGCGGAGGGCGTACGGGGCGAGATCACCATCGTCGTCGAGGGCGCCGCGGACACCGGCCCCCAGGACCTGGACCCCGGTGAGCTGGTGCGCAGGGTGCAGGTACGCGAAGAGGCGGGGGAGCGGCGCAAGGAGGCCATCGCCGCCGTCGCGGCGGAGGCGGGCGTACCCAAACGCGAGGTGTTCGATGCCGTGGTCGCGGCAAAGAATGCGGCGCGGACAGCACCGCCGGAAGGTAAATGA
- a CDS encoding 4-(cytidine 5'-diphospho)-2-C-methyl-D-erythritol kinase — protein MTRPPADGPPAAPAPDAAPRAGSGRAAVTVRVPAKVNVQLAVGGARPDGFHDLANVFLAVGLYDEVTAAADDTLRITATGPDVDRIPLDRTNLAARAAGLLAARHGIAPGVHLHIAKDIPVAGGMAGGSADAAAALVACDALWGTGATREELLEICAELGSDVPFSLVGGAALGQGRGELLTALPTGGTFHWVFAVADGGLSTPAVYREFDRLNEGTDIPAPQAAPGLLEALRTGDAAALAATVSNDLQPAALSLRPSLAATLEAGGAAGALASLVSGSGPTTAFLAADRQAAEDVARALSASGTCRSVRVAVSPVPGARVL, from the coding sequence GTGACCCGCCCGCCCGCCGACGGCCCGCCCGCCGCACCGGCACCCGACGCCGCCCCCCGCGCCGGTTCCGGCCGGGCCGCCGTCACCGTCCGCGTCCCCGCCAAGGTCAACGTCCAGTTGGCCGTCGGCGGCGCACGGCCCGACGGCTTCCACGACCTGGCCAACGTCTTCCTGGCCGTCGGCCTGTACGACGAAGTCACCGCCGCCGCCGACGACACGCTGCGGATCACCGCCACCGGCCCGGACGTGGACCGCATCCCCCTGGACCGTACGAACCTGGCCGCCCGCGCCGCCGGACTCCTGGCCGCCCGGCACGGCATCGCCCCCGGCGTCCACCTGCACATCGCCAAGGACATCCCGGTCGCCGGCGGCATGGCCGGCGGCAGCGCGGACGCCGCCGCCGCGCTGGTGGCCTGCGACGCCCTGTGGGGCACCGGCGCCACCCGCGAGGAACTCCTGGAGATCTGCGCCGAACTGGGCAGCGACGTGCCCTTCAGCCTGGTCGGCGGCGCCGCCCTCGGGCAGGGCCGCGGCGAGCTGCTGACCGCACTGCCCACCGGCGGCACCTTCCACTGGGTCTTCGCGGTCGCCGACGGCGGACTGTCCACCCCGGCCGTCTACCGCGAGTTCGACCGGCTCAACGAAGGCACGGACATCCCGGCGCCCCAGGCCGCCCCCGGGCTGCTGGAGGCGCTGCGCACCGGGGACGCGGCGGCACTGGCCGCCACCGTCTCCAACGACCTCCAGCCCGCGGCGCTGTCCCTGCGCCCCTCCCTCGCCGCCACCCTGGAGGCGGGCGGCGCGGCCGGCGCGCTGGCCTCCCTGGTCTCCGGCTCGGGGCCCACCACGGCCTTCCTCGCCGCGGACCGGCAGGCGGCCGAGGATGTCGCGCGGGCCCTGTCGGCGTCCGGAACCTGCCGTTCCGTACGGGTGGCCGTCTCGCCCGTACCGGGAGCCCGGGTCCTGTAA
- a CDS encoding response regulator transcription factor: MGVRLMVVDDHRLLAEALASALKLRGHRVLAAAAPSAGAADLVVSRAPEVCLLGTAAPAEPGVFDPVLRIKKERPQVAVVVLGPVPNPRGIAAAFAAGASGYVRHDERIEGVERAMMKARAGEAAVAPQLLQQAFEELLHPAAQPDDEGARLLQMLTPREVEVLVRVAEGEDTRLIAAGMGIAPSTARTHVQRVLMKLGVGSRLEAAALAARTGLLDRAATGGAGQGDALGPAGGAPPV; this comes from the coding sequence ATGGGCGTGCGGCTCATGGTGGTCGACGATCACCGATTGCTCGCCGAGGCGCTCGCCTCGGCCTTGAAGTTACGCGGGCACCGGGTGCTCGCGGCAGCCGCGCCGAGCGCCGGGGCGGCGGACCTGGTGGTCAGCAGGGCACCGGAGGTGTGCCTGCTGGGCACGGCCGCGCCCGCCGAGCCGGGGGTCTTCGACCCGGTTCTGCGGATAAAGAAGGAACGGCCGCAGGTCGCGGTCGTGGTCCTCGGGCCGGTGCCCAACCCGCGCGGCATAGCCGCCGCGTTCGCCGCCGGCGCCTCCGGCTACGTACGGCACGACGAGCGCATCGAGGGTGTGGAACGCGCCATGATGAAGGCGCGGGCGGGCGAGGCGGCGGTCGCCCCCCAGCTCCTCCAGCAGGCGTTCGAGGAGCTGCTGCACCCGGCCGCGCAGCCGGACGACGAGGGCGCGCGGCTGCTCCAGATGCTCACCCCGCGCGAGGTGGAGGTGCTGGTGCGGGTCGCCGAGGGCGAGGACACCCGGCTGATCGCGGCCGGCATGGGCATAGCGCCGAGCACCGCCCGTACGCACGTCCAGCGGGTGCTGATGAAGCTGGGCGTGGGCTCCCGCCTGGAGGCGGCGGCGCTGGCGGCGCGCACCGGGCTGCTGGACCGGGCGGCGACCGGCGGCGCGGGGCAGGGCGACGCGCTGGG